The following DNA comes from Moritella sp. 24.
CTTGGTATTCAGATCGCGACAGCAGCCGAAGAACAAAGCTCAGTAACGGAAGAAATTAACCGTAACATGACGATGATCCAAGGCATGGTTAATCAACTTACCGAAAATGGTGACAAAACCATGGACAGTACCCGTAACCTAGCAAGTTCAAATGAACAGTTAGTGGCAATTGTTGGTCAGTTTAAACTGAAATAATGCTAACAAATAAGTCATACTAACGAATAAGTAATTCAAGCCACCTTAAATAGTTTTAAGGTGGCTTTTTATTAATCCTATCTCAAGCCATCTTTAATTAAAATGCCCCAAACCGTACCCGTACTCGAGATCATCTGGCCCTTGCCATTGCTGATGCCTGTCATATAGCGTATCAAGTGAGCCAATAAAATCCTCACCGAGTTCATTTCTGGTGTCTGATAATACCGAGTAGCTTCCTGACTGCGCAATTTCGACGGCAGGCGATGGTGAAGAACTGGGGATTAAACGGTAAATATTTCGAGATACACGCGCACTACGGATGGTTTCTTTGACTAGCTTAGCAGTAGCGACTTTACCCGCAGTATACTTACCTAGGCTCGGTCCAGATTTTGATCCTAAGCGAGAGTGCTTTGTGCCCAGTTTTAGTGCTGTTGAGTTTGAGCCGGTAACTTTATCCTTTGCCATTCTTGCGGGTACACGAGCGCCAAAACCGACCTTAAAGATATTACTACCGACTTTTAAAATTAACCCCGCCTTGGCTAAAGTCTCATTACCGTTAAATGCAGAGGCGGCTTGAAGTGAAGTACCTACCGTATCAACCGTTTCGGCACTGAGTTCTGCTTTGGATAACCATTTAGATTTTGAAAATTTTTGAAAGGTGCTATCAGACTGCTGCCCCATTTTCTTAAGCTGCTTTGCACCATTGTCTACCGCTTTTACACCACTTAACGAGACAGAAGAGGCTCCACTTGCTAGGTTCGAAACGATAGACGCTTTTGAAAGTGCATCGTAAGACGGATGCGACGGATCATCAATAACGGCTGCCGCGATACCCGTTGCACCAGATATCAGCGATGTAGTTAACTTTGTCAAACTAAGCGCAAGCGTTGGAATGCTCGATAATCCCCCAGTCATAACAGTTGTTACCATATTAGCAATGCCATACATGATACGTAAAATCCCCCCAACAATACCACTCACGTCAGCTCTACCGCTGGGATCTATATTATTAATGGGATCGTTTGAGGCAAAAGAATATCCGTTCAAACCACCGTCACCAAACGGTGCCATTTCACCATCAAATTGGTGGAAACTACCTAAGGCTGGGTTGTAAACACGGTAGCCATTGCCAAGGTGATACATATCCAGTGCAAAATCTTTCGGCTGGCCATTAAATCCAACAGGGTTTTCAAAAATAATGGCTGGATCTACCGTTGTCGTGGATTTAGCGAGCAGTGTTTTTGGTGCATAAATGGCGATACCAGTCATAATCGCGCTGAACTTAAAAAATTGTCGTCTTGATAATCCATTATTCATGATGAAAACTCCTTCGTATAGCCAGAACCAAATGGCGTGTAGGTATTGACCGACTGCTTCAATTGGTCTTGTGAACGAGTCCAAGTCGATAGCACACTACCGTTCGTATCTGTTGCCATATATTGATAAGTCACTTCGTCAACGACCCTGCCAATAACGTTATCATCAACACCAATATAACTCGTACTATGGATAGACGAACATTCATTGGCAATTGAATTGAATTGATAGTAGAGATAAATCGTATCGCTGTTAAAAGGGCGCTGAGATATTAAAAAGCCTCGCGCATCATATTGGTAGCTATTAATGCTGTTACCATTACTGTCACGGATTGACTTGAGCCTATTAAATACATCGTATTCATACTGATTTCCTAGCTCATCATTGGTTAAGTTTCCCGCGCTATCATGCGTTATAGGGTAATCGATATGTTGAGTTGATATGTTTGATAACTGAGTTTTATTGAATGCGTGGTATTGATAGTCAGTACTAATCGCTTCGCTAGCAGTACTGTATGTCGTTAGTTTTGAGTCAATATTGTCGTAAATATCAAAGTTGAACGCTTGATTGGTCAATTGACCTATATTATCGCGAGGCGTTAGCTCCCCGGTAGCATTGTACTGAGTCAACCTGCCTATTTGATCATATCCCATATCTTCGTTAGTATTTCGTTTCCCCGTGATCGTGATCTGCCTGTTATCAATCTTTAGATTATTCAAATAACGAATAGACAAATCAACCTCCAGCTCACCACCTTTATGTGTTTTTCTCCCACTTTCCACACCAAAAGAATTGTAATATATGGTATTTATAAATGAGTCATATCCATTGCTATAAGTGTATTCAGTTGGCCTACTGTATGCGTCATAATTAATGACGATAGAGTTATGACCGATGCCGCTTTTACTTACAAAGTCAGTGCGTTCTATACGGCAAAGGGAATCATAAGTGACCACTTTAGACATTCCCACAAAATCCGTTTGCTGTAAAAGCACACCCATCGGACTATAGGTATAACTTGCAGTTAGTTCCTTGTCCTCCTCTGTAATATTTACTGATTCAGAAACAAGTTGCTCTAAATTGTTGTAAACATAAGTGATGGCACAATTTGAATTGGTTTCTCGAATGAGTCGACCTTGATTATCATACTGATATGTTGAGGTATTATTTTCATCCCCATCAACAATAACGGCCGTCTTCTCACCCCAAAATGGTTCGTATGTAATTTCAATCGTACTACCTGATTCAGTCTCAACACTGGTGGCTTTGGAAGATGAGCCCGTATAATCAAAGTTTATAGCGGTACCCTCAAATTTCGATTCTGTTGTTACTCGCCCTAAACCGTCATAAGCCCTTTGTCCCATGGGCGTATTATTAACACTCACTTGTGTCGTCAATAAATCATTAGTGAATGAAGCATAGTGAATATCTATCTTTATTTTTACGTCATCATCATAAAAGTATTGCTCAATTAACCTTTCGTTATCGTCATATTGGTAAAAAGTCTCTAAATCATTTTCATCAACAGTCTTAATTAATTGGTGTGCACTGTTGTAATCATTAATGGTTTCGGAAAACTCTATGTCATCAGGATCGTATTTTAAAATAGAGAGTTCTTTACCTACGATATTATATGTTGTAACTGTTCGAGTAAGACCTTCGATATAATGATTGGACTGCATGGCCACAACATCATTTTGAAATATTTCAACAGTATCATCAGGATAAGTCACTTTTGATATTTCGCCCCAATGATCATACTCTCGATACTCATGCATTGGCTTAGCTATCGAATTAATCCTGTCAAAA
Coding sequences within:
- a CDS encoding RHS repeat-associated core domain-containing protein, giving the protein MNNGLSRRQFFKFSAIMTGIAIYAPKTLLAKSTTTVDPAIIFENPVGFNGQPKDFALDMYHLGNGYRVYNPALGSFHQFDGEMAPFGDGGLNGYSFASNDPINNIDPSGRADVSGIVGGILRIMYGIANMVTTVMTGGLSSIPTLALSLTKLTTSLISGATGIAAAVIDDPSHPSYDALSKASIVSNLASGASSVSLSGVKAVDNGAKQLKKMGQQSDSTFQKFSKSKWLSKAELSAETVDTVGTSLQAASAFNGNETLAKAGLILKVGSNIFKVGFGARVPARMAKDKVTGSNSTALKLGTKHSRLGSKSGPSLGKYTAGKVATAKLVKETIRSARVSRNIYRLIPSSSPSPAVEIAQSGSYSVLSDTRNELGEDFIGSLDTLYDRHQQWQGPDDLEYGYGLGHFN